The genomic DNA AATACCACGACCGAAATGCTGCGATCGCTGGCAAAGTCTGTGCTGCATCAGCCGCGCCGCGCGACGGAAGTGGTTTAGCTTTGGTCTGAATTGCTGAAATCCGAGCCGCCCCCCTAACCCCCCATTTATTTCTTCCGCTCCTGAGGAGCGAGTGGGGGGAACTGTTTTGTAGATTTTTTAATAGAAAAACGAATAAAAGTACCAATAGAAAAACGAACCGAAATGCGAATCAAAGTCATTAATGGCAACACTTTTGAACCCATGACGCGGGGCATTGACGAATCGGCGCAGGCGGCACGGTTCCCCCAGACAGAAATTATTACCACTCAGCCGAAAGCGGGTCCAGAGTCGATCGAGGGCTATTACGACGAGTATCTGGCGATTCCGGGCATTCTGGAGGAAATTCTGTTATCGGATGATGCGATCGATGCCTTTGTGATTGCCTGCTGGGGCGATCCTGGCGTAGAAGCGGCGCGAGAAATTACCGCTAAGCCTGTGATTGGCATTGCGGAAGCCAGTATGTATGTGGCAAATATGGTGGCGGCTCGCTGGGGTGTGGTGACAACCATGCACCGTGCTCTGGATATGATCGAGAAAACCATTCATCGAGCAGGCTTTTCCCACCGCTGCGTTTCTATTCGCACCACTGGAATCTCCGTTCTGGAAACCGAAACCGCTCGGCAGCAGACGATCGACGCCCTTGAAGCAGCTGGACGCCTTGCCATCACCGAAGATAAAGCCGAAGCCCTATGTCTGGGCTGTGCCGGAATGAGCGGACTCGATAAGGAACTGGAACAGCGGCTCGGCATTCCCATGATTGATGCGGTGTCGGCAGCGGTGAAAATGGCAGAGGCGATCGTCGGTCTGCAAAAGCAAAACAGCAAGATACTCACCTATCGGCAGCCAGAACCAAAGCGAATTAAAGGCTACCCGGACTATATGCAGTTTGGGCAGGCAGAGGAAGATTAGGGGTAGGTCAGCTCAGGGGCAAAGTATTGTAGAAAATCCTGATGCTGGGGCAAAATCGCAGCCTGGAAACGGCAGAATGGAGAAGTATAAAAGAACTGTTTCTCCGTCCCCCATCCTCCTGCCGCCATGGTTCTCAAAAGCAAAAACCGCATTGCCGAGCTAATCGAAAAATACGAAGCTGAGTTGCTCACCGACTGGCAACAGGACATCGAGCGATTGGGCATTCAGCGCAATGACCTAATGCGGCAGGCAGAACTGCGAGAACAGTGTGCAGAATTTCTGCGGCTCCTGCGGGGGGCAGTGCAGCACGGCAACCTGACTGATATTCAGGCTCCGGAATGGGGAAGCTTGCGGCAAATGCTGTCGGATGTGTGTCGATCGCGGGTGCAGCAGGGGTTCAGTCCCACCGAAATCGCGACCTTTGTACTGTCCCTCAAAAAGCCTATCTTCGATCGCCTGAGGCAGGAGCTTTCCAAGGATGCCGATGCTCTGGCGGACGATGTTTGGTCAGTGACGACGTTGCTGGATCAGCTTGCCCTCTGGACAACCGAGGTATTCCAAAAAACTCGTGAGGATATCATCCTGCGGCAGCAGCACGAACTGCTGGAACTCTCGACGCCCGTGGTCAAACTGTGGGAAGGCATCCTGGCGCTACCCATGATTGGGACGCTGGACAGTGCCCGGACGCAGATTGTGATGGAGTCCCTGCTGCAAGAAATCATGAACACTGGCTCCCAGGTAGTGATTATTGATATCACGGGAGTGCCCACGGTGGATACGCTGGTGGCTCAACATTTGCTTAAAACCGTCGCAGCTGCCCGCCTGATGGGAACCGACTGCATTATCAGCGGCATTCGTCCTCAGATTGCCCAAACAATCGTCCATCTGGGGGTCGATCTGAGCGATGTGATCACAAAAGCCACCCTTGCCGATGCGTTCCGGACAGCGCTCTCGCAGACGGGCTTAAGGGTTGCGCCTAAAGCCTGAACCTTGCAGCCTTTTCCCGCTCATAGGATTAATCGATCGCAATCGATCGCAGAAGCAGCTTAAATGGCTTCAATTCCGATCGGTGGGCAGGGTGGCTCTCCTTCAGAAACTAATAGCGGTCATTACAGCAGAGGGAATGATTTGTGGAGCGAATT from Leptolyngbya ohadii IS1 includes the following:
- a CDS encoding aspartate/glutamate racemase family protein, with amino-acid sequence MRIKVINGNTFEPMTRGIDESAQAARFPQTEIITTQPKAGPESIEGYYDEYLAIPGILEEILLSDDAIDAFVIACWGDPGVEAAREITAKPVIGIAEASMYVANMVAARWGVVTTMHRALDMIEKTIHRAGFSHRCVSIRTTGISVLETETARQQTIDALEAAGRLAITEDKAEALCLGCAGMSGLDKELEQRLGIPMIDAVSAAVKMAEAIVGLQKQNSKILTYRQPEPKRIKGYPDYMQFGQAEED
- a CDS encoding STAS domain-containing protein yields the protein MVLKSKNRIAELIEKYEAELLTDWQQDIERLGIQRNDLMRQAELREQCAEFLRLLRGAVQHGNLTDIQAPEWGSLRQMLSDVCRSRVQQGFSPTEIATFVLSLKKPIFDRLRQELSKDADALADDVWSVTTLLDQLALWTTEVFQKTREDIILRQQHELLELSTPVVKLWEGILALPMIGTLDSARTQIVMESLLQEIMNTGSQVVIIDITGVPTVDTLVAQHLLKTVAAARLMGTDCIISGIRPQIAQTIVHLGVDLSDVITKATLADAFRTALSQTGLRVAPKA